CCACCCTCTCCTATCTGCGCGGCGAGGCCAGCGACGAGCCGGTGCGGCCGCTCGATCTGGTGGCGCTGGTGGAGACCATCGTGGACGGAGCGCGGGACCGCGGCCTTTCCGCCGATCTCTCCGCCCCGCCGCGCTTCGTGGTGGCGGGACGGCTCGTGAGCCTGAAACGGATGGTATCCAACCTCGTCGAGAATGCACTCACCTATGGCGGCTCCACCCATGTGACGCTCACGGACGGCGGCATCGCAGCCGTGCTTGAGGTGCGCGACAATGGCCCCGGCATTCCCGAGGACCAACTGGCCGCCGTGCTTGAGCCGTTCGTCCGGCTTGAGGCCTCGCGCAGCCGCGCGACCGGCGGCGTCGGGCTCGGCCTCACCATCGCGCGCACCGTGGCCGAGGCGCATGGCGGGACGCTGACCCTCGCCAACGCGCCCGATGGCGGCCTGATCGCGACGGTGTGCCTCCCCAAGGTCCAGGCTGAAACAAACTGATACAGAAGCGATACGCGGCGTGACGCGCCGCCCGCTATCGCTCACCCGTACCGGCATCACGAGCGGACGGGTGGAGGCATGTGGCGCCATTTCTTGCGGAACGTCGTGTTCGGCCTGTGCGGGCTTCTCGCCTGCGCGGGGCTGTCCGGCTCCGCTGCGGCCCATGAAGGCCACGACCATGGAGCACCACCGCCGCCTCAGGTGACGACGCTCGCCCCCCGTGTCGAGGCCGTCTCCGCCGATTTCGAGCTGGTGGGGGTGCTGCGCGACGGCATGCTCACGATCTATCTCGACCGCTTCGCCGACAACGCCTCGGTGGACGGCGCCATTGTCGAGGTGGACACGCCGGAAGGCTCGCAGCCCGCGAAGGCCGCCGGACCGGGCACCTACGTGTTGCCCGCGCCGTTCGCGGCGACGCCGGGCGCGCACGATATCGCCTTCACCGTCGCGGCAGGCGACACGTTGGATGTGCTTGCCGGCACCCTGACCATTGGGGCGGAGGCACCTTCACCCGATGCGGGGCCGTCCGTGCCCGCGGCACTAGCGCTAATCGGTGGCTTGCCATCCGGCGCCCTCGCGGGCGTTGCGGTGGGCATGCTCATCGGTGTCTTCGTCGGGGCGCTCGCCGTATCGCGGCGACGGGCCGGGGCGCTTCTTCTCCTAGGAGCGGTCGGCCTCGCGGCGGCCGGAACGCCGCGCGACGCCTGGGCGGACGCGCCGAAGCCGATCCCACGTGATGCGGCTCAGCGGCTGCCCGACGGCTCAGTGATCGTGCCCAAGCCAACCCAACGCATTCTCGGTGTGCGCACGCTCGTCACAGCTTCGGGCGCCTTCGCAGGCACGGTGGAATTGCCCGGCCGCGTGGTGCCGGACGCCAATGCGAGCGGGCTGGTGCAGAGCGCGGTGGGCGGCCGCCTCGCGCCGCCCGAGGGCGGCTTCAAGCCACTCGGAACCAGGGTCGCGGCGGGCGAAATTCTCGCTTATGTGCATCCCCCCATCGGCGCCTCCGACCTCAAGGACCTGGAGCAGCAGGGTTACGAGCTGGACCAGCAGATCGCCCTTGTGAAGCGCCGCTACGAACGGCTTTCCGCGATTCCCAACGCCGTCACCCGCCGCGAGGTGGAGGAGGCGGAAATCGAGCTGAACGGCCTCAAGGTCCGCCGGACCAAGCTGGAGCGGGTACAGCGCGAGCCGGAAGCCCTCCGCGCGCCGGTCGCCGGAGTCATCGCTTCCGCCGATGCCGTGGCGGGACAGATGGCGGACCCGAACACCGTGGTGTTCCGCATCGTCGATCCCGAGCGGCTGTGGGTGGAGGCCCTCGGCTTCTCGCCGGATGCGGGCGGATCGGGCGCCACCGGCCGCCTGCCGAACGGGCGCACCGTGGACCTCACCTTTCTGGGGGCGGGACTACCCGAACGCGCGCAGGCGCTCCCCCTCCTGTTCTCGGTCGCCTCGGATACCAGGGAGCTGCGCCCAGGCCAGTTCCTGACGGTATTCGCCGAGGCCGGCGCCCCGCGCATTGGCATCGCGATCCCCCGCTCTGCGGTGGTGCGCGGGGCGAACGGCCAATCCATCGTCTATGCGCA
The nucleotide sequence above comes from Xanthobacter flavus. Encoded proteins:
- a CDS encoding efflux RND transporter periplasmic adaptor subunit, translated to MWRHFLRNVVFGLCGLLACAGLSGSAAAHEGHDHGAPPPPQVTTLAPRVEAVSADFELVGVLRDGMLTIYLDRFADNASVDGAIVEVDTPEGSQPAKAAGPGTYVLPAPFAATPGAHDIAFTVAAGDTLDVLAGTLTIGAEAPSPDAGPSVPAALALIGGLPSGALAGVAVGMLIGVFVGALAVSRRRAGALLLLGAVGLAAAGTPRDAWADAPKPIPRDAAQRLPDGSVIVPKPTQRILGVRTLVTASGAFAGTVELPGRVVPDANASGLVQSAVGGRLAPPEGGFKPLGTRVAAGEILAYVHPPIGASDLKDLEQQGYELDQQIALVKRRYERLSAIPNAVTRREVEEAEIELNGLKVRRTKLERVQREPEALRAPVAGVIASADAVAGQMADPNTVVFRIVDPERLWVEALGFSPDAGGSGATGRLPNGRTVDLTFLGAGLPERAQALPLLFSVASDTRELRPGQFLTVFAEAGAPRIGIAIPRSAVVRGANGQSIVYAHISAERFVPLEVKTAPLDATRVLVLAGLAPGQRVVTDGAELIDQIR